One Mauremys reevesii isolate NIE-2019 linkage group 5, ASM1616193v1, whole genome shotgun sequence genomic window carries:
- the ALPK1 gene encoding alpha-protein kinase 1 isoform X4 produces MVKDCATAAAIVFLIDRFLYWVDASSKLLRIAKGLHKLQPATPIAPQVVIRLARISVNTGKLLKAEYILSSLINDNGATGVWLYDKESDRILVQSVCIQIRGQILQKLGMWYEAAELIWASIVGYFKLPQPDKKGIATSLGILAAIFVSMSEKDYNSFKNNSQVDLSLLQEFDHRLLSAAEACKLAAAFSQYTPLFVLTAVNIRGTCLLSYSYSTECPPEKRKFYLSEAKESFEIGLLTKKENDPVTSRQELHSFIKAAFCLTTVHRRLYGESKRLCEVRQLCSEAMEKLYTYSTSPFTEDQDKETLAKEIMSLIMSVKEHLEVQSFPNSDARSYVPDSYKGGVEKPILRGEVNFEKILEMHSQHHRSVSEVFESTCRSQETGHREAKMGACITALKTETKNVDTMCTTEEKLRCGKYSAKISDSQNARRSRERLSGRRRWISSNVMNVSLEEEMERKTLDKVTSDEDGISSSLQSRSQTTSSLKSWSKLSKSSSSASWEELDCNASNKLPRDWQPREKGSVDEQCCTASTESTEENVQAGSLHSLSFQTHHLSLQESRSGCSGPSQHSLKKNMLFANRLADASSASREGLLQGTEPERDASEQNAGDANSIDFRNNAVSFMDLKGAHCSGPNRPERETISSSLAELESFEMIESRTKDSNRDFSVTHSPAQHSIVEGNVIDAERYKRATEPLSRNNYVWIDPEGDTVDNTEEPSVEPHVPIGKVATTTSISNKPKIASDSFVCNWINKSSAEMTGNESFEMPEVDTQADTEDEWEFAFSNSRSSVNNSPATNAPRPQLSPRVGIRVSPPGRKKPEADDFNDCATTEEDEAEKYRNILNSRHSSSSSLKSWYKSAQFSSSFSELESPSFLNSSGSSFVFVPGRTKEQILKARFLEDADYEKLLSGVEHSWLVQRLETTGIFKARQLHKAYSALLLKYSKKSGLWTGQETAVYIGDYLSVAKEGKQRNAFWIHFLHQEETLGRYVGKEYKKEKGLLNHFIDVERQMTAQYYVTEFNKRLYEQKIPTQIFYIPSAILLILEGKSIKGCVSVEPYILGEFVKLSNNTKVVKTEYKATEYGLAFGHFSYEFSHGTDVVVDLQGWVTGNGKGLIYLTDPQIHSLNGKDVSHSTNFGEKGIYYFFNNQHVECNEICHHLSLTRPSVAEPN; encoded by the exons ATGGTCAAGGACTGTGCAACAGCAGCTGCTATTGTGTTCCTGATTGACCGATTCTTATATTGGGTGGATGCCTCCAGCAAACTTCTTCGGATTGCCAAAGGCCTGCACAAGTTGCAGCCAGCCACACCAATAGCCCCTCAGGTGGTTATTCGCCTAGCTCGCATCTCTGTAAATACAG GAAAACTTTTAAAAGCTGAGTATATCCTAAGCAGCCTTATAAATGACAATGGAGCAACAG GCGTGTGGCTGTATGACAAGGAAAGTGATCGGATTCTTGTTCAGTCAGTCTGTATACAGATCAGAGGACAGATTCTGCAAAAGCTTG GAATGTGGTATGAGGCAGCGGAGCTGATTTGGGCTTCAATTGTAGGCTATTTCAAACTGCCTCAACCAGATAAAAAG ggaATTGCTACATCACTGGGTATTTTGGCTGCCATCTTTGTTTCCATGAGTGAGAAAGATTATAATAGTTTTAAAAACAACTCTCAAGTTGACCTG AGCCTTCTCCAAGAGTTTGACCATCGCTTACTGTCAGCTGCTGAAGCCTGCAAGCTGGCAGCAGCCTTCAGCCAGTACACCCCGCTTTTTGTGCTCACAGCAGTG AATATCCGTGGCACATGCTTATTGTCCTATAGTTACTCCACAGAATGTCCTCCAGAGAAGAGAAAGTTCTATTTGTCTGAAGCTAAGGAATCCTTTGAAATTGGTCTTCTCACCAAGAAAGAAAATGACCCTGTCACTAGCAGGCAGGAGCTTCATAGTTTTATTAAAGCAGCTTTCTGCCTTACAACAGTTCATCGGCGACTCTACGGGGAGAGCAAGAGACTCTGTGAGGTGAGACAGCTATGTAGTGAAGCCATGGAGAAACTGTACACTTACAGCACTTCACCTTTTACAGAGGATCAAGACAAAGAAACACTTGCTAAAGAGATCATGTCTTTGATCATGTCTGTCAAGGAGCATTTAGAAGTACAAAGCTTCCCTAATTCAGATGCCAGGTCTTATGTTCCTGATAGTTACAAAGGTGGAGTGGAAAAGCCTATCTTGCGTGGTGAGGTGAATTTTGAGAAAATCCTTGAAATGCATTCCCAGCATCATAGGTCAGTAAGTGAAGTATTTGAAAGTACTTGCAGGAGTCAGGAAACCGggcacagagaagccaaaatggGAGCTTGCATCACTGCCttaaaaactgaaactaaaaatgtAGACACCATGTGTACCACCGAAGAAAAATTACGCTGTGGCAAGTACAGTGCCAAAATCTCTGATTCACAAAACGCAAGAAGAAGCCGTGAGAGACTCAGTGGCCGAAGGAGATGGATTAGTTCTAATGTAATGAACGTCTCCCTTGAAGAAGAAATGGAGAGAAAGACATTAGACAAAGTTACCAGTGATGAAGATGGCATTTCCAGCAGTTTGCAAAGCAGGAGTCAAACCACTAGTTCTTTGAAGTCTTGGAGCAAGTTGTCAAAATCAAGTTCCTCTGCTAGCTGGGAGGAGCTAGACTGTAATGCTAGCAATAAGCTGCCCAGAGATTGGCAACCCAGGGAAAAGGGCTCAGTGGATGAGCAGTGTTGCACAGCCTCAACTGAATCTACTGAGGAAAATGTTCAAGCTGGCAGCCTGCACTCATTGTCCTTCCAAACTCATCATCTCTCTCTTCAAGAGTCACGGAGTGGCTGTTCAGGTCCTTCTCAGCATTCATTAAAGAAAAATATGCTCTTTGCTAATAGATTAGCAGATGCGTCCTCAGCTTCCAGAGAAGGGCTCTTGCAGGGGACAGAACCTGAAAGGGATGCCTCAGAACAGAACGCAGGGGATGCCAATAGTATAGACTTCAGGAACAATGCTGTTTCTTTCATGGACTTAAAGGGTGCCCATTGTTCTGGTCCCAACAGACCCGAGAGGGAGACGATTTCCTCTTCCCTGGCAGAATTAGAATCCTTTGAAATGATTGAGTCCAGAACCAAGGACAGCAATAGAGACTTCAGTGTTACTCACAGCCCTGCTCAGCACAGCATAGTGGAAGGAAATGTGATAGATGCTGAAAGGTATAAAAGAGCCACAGAGCCATTATCTAGAAATAATTATGTGTGGATTGACCCAGAAGGAGATACTGTAGACAATACAGAGGAGCCGTCAGTTGAGCCTCATGTACCTATAGGTAAGGTAGCTACTACTACATCTATAAGCAACAAGCCAAAAATAGCAAGTGATTCCTTTGTATGTAACTGGATTAATAAATCTTCTGCTGAAATGACTGGAAATGAGTCTTTTGAAATGCCTGAAGTCGACACCCAGGCAGATACAGAAGATGAATGGGAGTTTGCTTTCAGCAATAGCAGGAGCTCAgtaaacaactctcctgccaCGAATGCTCCAAGGCCTCAACTTAGCCCCAGGGTTGGGATCAGAGTTTCACCACCAGGGAGGAAGAAGCCAGAAGCTGATGACTTCAATGACTGTGCTACCACAGAGGAAGATGAAGCGGAAAAGTACAGGAACATTCTGAACAGCAGACACAGCTCAAGCTCCTCTCTGAAATCATGGTACAAATCAGCTCAGTTTTCCAGCAGTTTCTCTGAACTAGAGAGTCCATCTTTTCTGAACTCCAGTGGGAGCTCTTTTGTCTTTGTGCCTGGGAGAACCAAAGAACAAATCCTAAAAGCTCGCTTTCTAGAGGATGCTGACTATGAGAAGCTCTTGTCAGGTGTTGAGCATAGCTGGCTAGTGCAGAGACTGGAGACTACTGGAATATTTAAGGCTAGACAACTCCACAAAGCATACT CTGCTCTTCTTCTGAAATACTCTAAGAAATCTGGGCTGTGGACAGGCCAGGAGACAGCTGTGTATATTGGAGACTACCTGAGCGTGGCAAAGGAAGGCAAACAAAGGAATGCATTTTGGATACACTTTCTGCATCAAGAAGAAACTTTGGGAAG GTATGTTGGGAAAGAGTATAAAAAAGAAAAGGGGCTTCTTAACCATTTCATTGATGTGGAGCGACAAATGACTGCCCAGTACTACGTGACAGAATTCAACAAAAGGCTGTATGAGCAGAAGATCCCAACACAAATCTTTTACATCCCCTCTGCAATACTCCTG ATATTAGAAGGCAAATCCATAAAAGGATGTGTGAGCGTGGAGCCCTATATTCTGGGAGAATTTGTGAAACTATCTAATAACACAAAAGTAGTAAAGACAGAGTACAAAGCCACAGAGTATGGCTTGGCCTTTGGCCATTTCTCCTATGAGTTTTCCCATGGCACAGATGTGGTGGTCGATTTGCAAG GTTGGGTGACTGGTAATGGAAAAGGCCTCATCTACCTCACAGACCCCCAAATTCATTCTCTTAATGGGAAAGATGTTTCACACTCCACCAACTTTGGGGAGAAAGGAATTTATTATTTCTTCAATAATCAACACGTGGAGTGCAATGAAATCTGCCATCATCTTTCTTTAACGAGGCCTTCGGTAGCGGAACCTAACTAG
- the ALPK1 gene encoding alpha-protein kinase 1 isoform X2, giving the protein MNNQKVVATLLQECKQALDVLSPKMSDASEEDKREYQRCKASLPDDLRTLIEEAKEMKWPFVPEKWQYKQAIGPEDKTNLQDMISARLHELLVYLKASIMVKDCATAAAIVFLIDRFLYWVDASSKLLRIAKGLHKLQPATPIAPQVVIRLARISVNTGKLLKAEYILSSLINDNGATGMWYEAAELIWASIVGYFKLPQPDKKGIATSLGILAAIFVSMSEKDYNSFKNNSQVDLSLLQEFDHRLLSAAEACKLAAAFSQYTPLFVLTAVNIRGTCLLSYSYSTECPPEKRKFYLSEAKESFEIGLLTKKENDPVTSRQELHSFIKAAFCLTTVHRRLYGESKRLCEVRQLCSEAMEKLYTYSTSPFTEDQDKETLAKEIMSLIMSVKEHLEVQSFPNSDARSYVPDSYKGGVEKPILRGEVNFEKILEMHSQHHRSVSEVFESTCRSQETGHREAKMGACITALKTETKNVDTMCTTEEKLRCGKYSAKISDSQNARRSRERLSGRRRWISSNVMNVSLEEEMERKTLDKVTSDEDGISSSLQSRSQTTSSLKSWSKLSKSSSSASWEELDCNASNKLPRDWQPREKGSVDEQCCTASTESTEENVQAGSLHSLSFQTHHLSLQESRSGCSGPSQHSLKKNMLFANRLADASSASREGLLQGTEPERDASEQNAGDANSIDFRNNAVSFMDLKGAHCSGPNRPERETISSSLAELESFEMIESRTKDSNRDFSVTHSPAQHSIVEGNVIDAERYKRATEPLSRNNYVWIDPEGDTVDNTEEPSVEPHVPIGKVATTTSISNKPKIASDSFVCNWINKSSAEMTGNESFEMPEVDTQADTEDEWEFAFSNSRSSVNNSPATNAPRPQLSPRVGIRVSPPGRKKPEADDFNDCATTEEDEAEKYRNILNSRHSSSSSLKSWYKSAQFSSSFSELESPSFLNSSGSSFVFVPGRTKEQILKARFLEDADYEKLLSGVEHSWLVQRLETTGIFKARQLHKAYSALLLKYSKKSGLWTGQETAVYIGDYLSVAKEGKQRNAFWIHFLHQEETLGRYVGKEYKKEKGLLNHFIDVERQMTAQYYVTEFNKRLYEQKIPTQIFYIPSAILLILEGKSIKGCVSVEPYILGEFVKLSNNTKVVKTEYKATEYGLAFGHFSYEFSHGTDVVVDLQGWVTGNGKGLIYLTDPQIHSLNGKDVSHSTNFGEKGIYYFFNNQHVECNEICHHLSLTRPSVAEPN; this is encoded by the exons GTTTATTTGAAAGCCTCCATCATGGTCAAGGACTGTGCAACAGCAGCTGCTATTGTGTTCCTGATTGACCGATTCTTATATTGGGTGGATGCCTCCAGCAAACTTCTTCGGATTGCCAAAGGCCTGCACAAGTTGCAGCCAGCCACACCAATAGCCCCTCAGGTGGTTATTCGCCTAGCTCGCATCTCTGTAAATACAG GAAAACTTTTAAAAGCTGAGTATATCCTAAGCAGCCTTATAAATGACAATGGAGCAACAG GAATGTGGTATGAGGCAGCGGAGCTGATTTGGGCTTCAATTGTAGGCTATTTCAAACTGCCTCAACCAGATAAAAAG ggaATTGCTACATCACTGGGTATTTTGGCTGCCATCTTTGTTTCCATGAGTGAGAAAGATTATAATAGTTTTAAAAACAACTCTCAAGTTGACCTG AGCCTTCTCCAAGAGTTTGACCATCGCTTACTGTCAGCTGCTGAAGCCTGCAAGCTGGCAGCAGCCTTCAGCCAGTACACCCCGCTTTTTGTGCTCACAGCAGTG AATATCCGTGGCACATGCTTATTGTCCTATAGTTACTCCACAGAATGTCCTCCAGAGAAGAGAAAGTTCTATTTGTCTGAAGCTAAGGAATCCTTTGAAATTGGTCTTCTCACCAAGAAAGAAAATGACCCTGTCACTAGCAGGCAGGAGCTTCATAGTTTTATTAAAGCAGCTTTCTGCCTTACAACAGTTCATCGGCGACTCTACGGGGAGAGCAAGAGACTCTGTGAGGTGAGACAGCTATGTAGTGAAGCCATGGAGAAACTGTACACTTACAGCACTTCACCTTTTACAGAGGATCAAGACAAAGAAACACTTGCTAAAGAGATCATGTCTTTGATCATGTCTGTCAAGGAGCATTTAGAAGTACAAAGCTTCCCTAATTCAGATGCCAGGTCTTATGTTCCTGATAGTTACAAAGGTGGAGTGGAAAAGCCTATCTTGCGTGGTGAGGTGAATTTTGAGAAAATCCTTGAAATGCATTCCCAGCATCATAGGTCAGTAAGTGAAGTATTTGAAAGTACTTGCAGGAGTCAGGAAACCGggcacagagaagccaaaatggGAGCTTGCATCACTGCCttaaaaactgaaactaaaaatgtAGACACCATGTGTACCACCGAAGAAAAATTACGCTGTGGCAAGTACAGTGCCAAAATCTCTGATTCACAAAACGCAAGAAGAAGCCGTGAGAGACTCAGTGGCCGAAGGAGATGGATTAGTTCTAATGTAATGAACGTCTCCCTTGAAGAAGAAATGGAGAGAAAGACATTAGACAAAGTTACCAGTGATGAAGATGGCATTTCCAGCAGTTTGCAAAGCAGGAGTCAAACCACTAGTTCTTTGAAGTCTTGGAGCAAGTTGTCAAAATCAAGTTCCTCTGCTAGCTGGGAGGAGCTAGACTGTAATGCTAGCAATAAGCTGCCCAGAGATTGGCAACCCAGGGAAAAGGGCTCAGTGGATGAGCAGTGTTGCACAGCCTCAACTGAATCTACTGAGGAAAATGTTCAAGCTGGCAGCCTGCACTCATTGTCCTTCCAAACTCATCATCTCTCTCTTCAAGAGTCACGGAGTGGCTGTTCAGGTCCTTCTCAGCATTCATTAAAGAAAAATATGCTCTTTGCTAATAGATTAGCAGATGCGTCCTCAGCTTCCAGAGAAGGGCTCTTGCAGGGGACAGAACCTGAAAGGGATGCCTCAGAACAGAACGCAGGGGATGCCAATAGTATAGACTTCAGGAACAATGCTGTTTCTTTCATGGACTTAAAGGGTGCCCATTGTTCTGGTCCCAACAGACCCGAGAGGGAGACGATTTCCTCTTCCCTGGCAGAATTAGAATCCTTTGAAATGATTGAGTCCAGAACCAAGGACAGCAATAGAGACTTCAGTGTTACTCACAGCCCTGCTCAGCACAGCATAGTGGAAGGAAATGTGATAGATGCTGAAAGGTATAAAAGAGCCACAGAGCCATTATCTAGAAATAATTATGTGTGGATTGACCCAGAAGGAGATACTGTAGACAATACAGAGGAGCCGTCAGTTGAGCCTCATGTACCTATAGGTAAGGTAGCTACTACTACATCTATAAGCAACAAGCCAAAAATAGCAAGTGATTCCTTTGTATGTAACTGGATTAATAAATCTTCTGCTGAAATGACTGGAAATGAGTCTTTTGAAATGCCTGAAGTCGACACCCAGGCAGATACAGAAGATGAATGGGAGTTTGCTTTCAGCAATAGCAGGAGCTCAgtaaacaactctcctgccaCGAATGCTCCAAGGCCTCAACTTAGCCCCAGGGTTGGGATCAGAGTTTCACCACCAGGGAGGAAGAAGCCAGAAGCTGATGACTTCAATGACTGTGCTACCACAGAGGAAGATGAAGCGGAAAAGTACAGGAACATTCTGAACAGCAGACACAGCTCAAGCTCCTCTCTGAAATCATGGTACAAATCAGCTCAGTTTTCCAGCAGTTTCTCTGAACTAGAGAGTCCATCTTTTCTGAACTCCAGTGGGAGCTCTTTTGTCTTTGTGCCTGGGAGAACCAAAGAACAAATCCTAAAAGCTCGCTTTCTAGAGGATGCTGACTATGAGAAGCTCTTGTCAGGTGTTGAGCATAGCTGGCTAGTGCAGAGACTGGAGACTACTGGAATATTTAAGGCTAGACAACTCCACAAAGCATACT CTGCTCTTCTTCTGAAATACTCTAAGAAATCTGGGCTGTGGACAGGCCAGGAGACAGCTGTGTATATTGGAGACTACCTGAGCGTGGCAAAGGAAGGCAAACAAAGGAATGCATTTTGGATACACTTTCTGCATCAAGAAGAAACTTTGGGAAG GTATGTTGGGAAAGAGTATAAAAAAGAAAAGGGGCTTCTTAACCATTTCATTGATGTGGAGCGACAAATGACTGCCCAGTACTACGTGACAGAATTCAACAAAAGGCTGTATGAGCAGAAGATCCCAACACAAATCTTTTACATCCCCTCTGCAATACTCCTG ATATTAGAAGGCAAATCCATAAAAGGATGTGTGAGCGTGGAGCCCTATATTCTGGGAGAATTTGTGAAACTATCTAATAACACAAAAGTAGTAAAGACAGAGTACAAAGCCACAGAGTATGGCTTGGCCTTTGGCCATTTCTCCTATGAGTTTTCCCATGGCACAGATGTGGTGGTCGATTTGCAAG GTTGGGTGACTGGTAATGGAAAAGGCCTCATCTACCTCACAGACCCCCAAATTCATTCTCTTAATGGGAAAGATGTTTCACACTCCACCAACTTTGGGGAGAAAGGAATTTATTATTTCTTCAATAATCAACACGTGGAGTGCAATGAAATCTGCCATCATCTTTCTTTAACGAGGCCTTCGGTAGCGGAACCTAACTAG
- the ALPK1 gene encoding alpha-protein kinase 1 isoform X1 — protein sequence MNNQKVVATLLQECKQALDVLSPKMSDASEEDKREYQRCKASLPDDLRTLIEEAKEMKWPFVPEKWQYKQAIGPEDKTNLQDMISARLHELLVYLKASIMVKDCATAAAIVFLIDRFLYWVDASSKLLRIAKGLHKLQPATPIAPQVVIRLARISVNTGKLLKAEYILSSLINDNGATGVWLYDKESDRILVQSVCIQIRGQILQKLGMWYEAAELIWASIVGYFKLPQPDKKGIATSLGILAAIFVSMSEKDYNSFKNNSQVDLSLLQEFDHRLLSAAEACKLAAAFSQYTPLFVLTAVNIRGTCLLSYSYSTECPPEKRKFYLSEAKESFEIGLLTKKENDPVTSRQELHSFIKAAFCLTTVHRRLYGESKRLCEVRQLCSEAMEKLYTYSTSPFTEDQDKETLAKEIMSLIMSVKEHLEVQSFPNSDARSYVPDSYKGGVEKPILRGEVNFEKILEMHSQHHRSVSEVFESTCRSQETGHREAKMGACITALKTETKNVDTMCTTEEKLRCGKYSAKISDSQNARRSRERLSGRRRWISSNVMNVSLEEEMERKTLDKVTSDEDGISSSLQSRSQTTSSLKSWSKLSKSSSSASWEELDCNASNKLPRDWQPREKGSVDEQCCTASTESTEENVQAGSLHSLSFQTHHLSLQESRSGCSGPSQHSLKKNMLFANRLADASSASREGLLQGTEPERDASEQNAGDANSIDFRNNAVSFMDLKGAHCSGPNRPERETISSSLAELESFEMIESRTKDSNRDFSVTHSPAQHSIVEGNVIDAERYKRATEPLSRNNYVWIDPEGDTVDNTEEPSVEPHVPIGKVATTTSISNKPKIASDSFVCNWINKSSAEMTGNESFEMPEVDTQADTEDEWEFAFSNSRSSVNNSPATNAPRPQLSPRVGIRVSPPGRKKPEADDFNDCATTEEDEAEKYRNILNSRHSSSSSLKSWYKSAQFSSSFSELESPSFLNSSGSSFVFVPGRTKEQILKARFLEDADYEKLLSGVEHSWLVQRLETTGIFKARQLHKAYSALLLKYSKKSGLWTGQETAVYIGDYLSVAKEGKQRNAFWIHFLHQEETLGRYVGKEYKKEKGLLNHFIDVERQMTAQYYVTEFNKRLYEQKIPTQIFYIPSAILLILEGKSIKGCVSVEPYILGEFVKLSNNTKVVKTEYKATEYGLAFGHFSYEFSHGTDVVVDLQGWVTGNGKGLIYLTDPQIHSLNGKDVSHSTNFGEKGIYYFFNNQHVECNEICHHLSLTRPSVAEPN from the exons GTTTATTTGAAAGCCTCCATCATGGTCAAGGACTGTGCAACAGCAGCTGCTATTGTGTTCCTGATTGACCGATTCTTATATTGGGTGGATGCCTCCAGCAAACTTCTTCGGATTGCCAAAGGCCTGCACAAGTTGCAGCCAGCCACACCAATAGCCCCTCAGGTGGTTATTCGCCTAGCTCGCATCTCTGTAAATACAG GAAAACTTTTAAAAGCTGAGTATATCCTAAGCAGCCTTATAAATGACAATGGAGCAACAG GCGTGTGGCTGTATGACAAGGAAAGTGATCGGATTCTTGTTCAGTCAGTCTGTATACAGATCAGAGGACAGATTCTGCAAAAGCTTG GAATGTGGTATGAGGCAGCGGAGCTGATTTGGGCTTCAATTGTAGGCTATTTCAAACTGCCTCAACCAGATAAAAAG ggaATTGCTACATCACTGGGTATTTTGGCTGCCATCTTTGTTTCCATGAGTGAGAAAGATTATAATAGTTTTAAAAACAACTCTCAAGTTGACCTG AGCCTTCTCCAAGAGTTTGACCATCGCTTACTGTCAGCTGCTGAAGCCTGCAAGCTGGCAGCAGCCTTCAGCCAGTACACCCCGCTTTTTGTGCTCACAGCAGTG AATATCCGTGGCACATGCTTATTGTCCTATAGTTACTCCACAGAATGTCCTCCAGAGAAGAGAAAGTTCTATTTGTCTGAAGCTAAGGAATCCTTTGAAATTGGTCTTCTCACCAAGAAAGAAAATGACCCTGTCACTAGCAGGCAGGAGCTTCATAGTTTTATTAAAGCAGCTTTCTGCCTTACAACAGTTCATCGGCGACTCTACGGGGAGAGCAAGAGACTCTGTGAGGTGAGACAGCTATGTAGTGAAGCCATGGAGAAACTGTACACTTACAGCACTTCACCTTTTACAGAGGATCAAGACAAAGAAACACTTGCTAAAGAGATCATGTCTTTGATCATGTCTGTCAAGGAGCATTTAGAAGTACAAAGCTTCCCTAATTCAGATGCCAGGTCTTATGTTCCTGATAGTTACAAAGGTGGAGTGGAAAAGCCTATCTTGCGTGGTGAGGTGAATTTTGAGAAAATCCTTGAAATGCATTCCCAGCATCATAGGTCAGTAAGTGAAGTATTTGAAAGTACTTGCAGGAGTCAGGAAACCGggcacagagaagccaaaatggGAGCTTGCATCACTGCCttaaaaactgaaactaaaaatgtAGACACCATGTGTACCACCGAAGAAAAATTACGCTGTGGCAAGTACAGTGCCAAAATCTCTGATTCACAAAACGCAAGAAGAAGCCGTGAGAGACTCAGTGGCCGAAGGAGATGGATTAGTTCTAATGTAATGAACGTCTCCCTTGAAGAAGAAATGGAGAGAAAGACATTAGACAAAGTTACCAGTGATGAAGATGGCATTTCCAGCAGTTTGCAAAGCAGGAGTCAAACCACTAGTTCTTTGAAGTCTTGGAGCAAGTTGTCAAAATCAAGTTCCTCTGCTAGCTGGGAGGAGCTAGACTGTAATGCTAGCAATAAGCTGCCCAGAGATTGGCAACCCAGGGAAAAGGGCTCAGTGGATGAGCAGTGTTGCACAGCCTCAACTGAATCTACTGAGGAAAATGTTCAAGCTGGCAGCCTGCACTCATTGTCCTTCCAAACTCATCATCTCTCTCTTCAAGAGTCACGGAGTGGCTGTTCAGGTCCTTCTCAGCATTCATTAAAGAAAAATATGCTCTTTGCTAATAGATTAGCAGATGCGTCCTCAGCTTCCAGAGAAGGGCTCTTGCAGGGGACAGAACCTGAAAGGGATGCCTCAGAACAGAACGCAGGGGATGCCAATAGTATAGACTTCAGGAACAATGCTGTTTCTTTCATGGACTTAAAGGGTGCCCATTGTTCTGGTCCCAACAGACCCGAGAGGGAGACGATTTCCTCTTCCCTGGCAGAATTAGAATCCTTTGAAATGATTGAGTCCAGAACCAAGGACAGCAATAGAGACTTCAGTGTTACTCACAGCCCTGCTCAGCACAGCATAGTGGAAGGAAATGTGATAGATGCTGAAAGGTATAAAAGAGCCACAGAGCCATTATCTAGAAATAATTATGTGTGGATTGACCCAGAAGGAGATACTGTAGACAATACAGAGGAGCCGTCAGTTGAGCCTCATGTACCTATAGGTAAGGTAGCTACTACTACATCTATAAGCAACAAGCCAAAAATAGCAAGTGATTCCTTTGTATGTAACTGGATTAATAAATCTTCTGCTGAAATGACTGGAAATGAGTCTTTTGAAATGCCTGAAGTCGACACCCAGGCAGATACAGAAGATGAATGGGAGTTTGCTTTCAGCAATAGCAGGAGCTCAgtaaacaactctcctgccaCGAATGCTCCAAGGCCTCAACTTAGCCCCAGGGTTGGGATCAGAGTTTCACCACCAGGGAGGAAGAAGCCAGAAGCTGATGACTTCAATGACTGTGCTACCACAGAGGAAGATGAAGCGGAAAAGTACAGGAACATTCTGAACAGCAGACACAGCTCAAGCTCCTCTCTGAAATCATGGTACAAATCAGCTCAGTTTTCCAGCAGTTTCTCTGAACTAGAGAGTCCATCTTTTCTGAACTCCAGTGGGAGCTCTTTTGTCTTTGTGCCTGGGAGAACCAAAGAACAAATCCTAAAAGCTCGCTTTCTAGAGGATGCTGACTATGAGAAGCTCTTGTCAGGTGTTGAGCATAGCTGGCTAGTGCAGAGACTGGAGACTACTGGAATATTTAAGGCTAGACAACTCCACAAAGCATACT CTGCTCTTCTTCTGAAATACTCTAAGAAATCTGGGCTGTGGACAGGCCAGGAGACAGCTGTGTATATTGGAGACTACCTGAGCGTGGCAAAGGAAGGCAAACAAAGGAATGCATTTTGGATACACTTTCTGCATCAAGAAGAAACTTTGGGAAG GTATGTTGGGAAAGAGTATAAAAAAGAAAAGGGGCTTCTTAACCATTTCATTGATGTGGAGCGACAAATGACTGCCCAGTACTACGTGACAGAATTCAACAAAAGGCTGTATGAGCAGAAGATCCCAACACAAATCTTTTACATCCCCTCTGCAATACTCCTG ATATTAGAAGGCAAATCCATAAAAGGATGTGTGAGCGTGGAGCCCTATATTCTGGGAGAATTTGTGAAACTATCTAATAACACAAAAGTAGTAAAGACAGAGTACAAAGCCACAGAGTATGGCTTGGCCTTTGGCCATTTCTCCTATGAGTTTTCCCATGGCACAGATGTGGTGGTCGATTTGCAAG GTTGGGTGACTGGTAATGGAAAAGGCCTCATCTACCTCACAGACCCCCAAATTCATTCTCTTAATGGGAAAGATGTTTCACACTCCACCAACTTTGGGGAGAAAGGAATTTATTATTTCTTCAATAATCAACACGTGGAGTGCAATGAAATCTGCCATCATCTTTCTTTAACGAGGCCTTCGGTAGCGGAACCTAACTAG